A part of Haloarchaeobius sp. HME9146 genomic DNA contains:
- a CDS encoding DUF5995 family protein, with protein MRDVGTGPSRHRVRSGLEGVRQSRPTTDPRHVGDPEIVALVSLPFTSVADAHQRLLALEELFRERDDRRAVFLSIYARVTELVGAGIERDEFEDGDWVARYLVAFANLYRQALYDYETGDLAALSDPWQLAFEAADRGDCLVVQDAMLGINAHINYDLAFALHEAGVSPDPRRKYADHCTVNEILRCLVDESQDTLAADYDAPGISTVDNSLGRVDEYLSIRTIREGRDSAWRNAVALESRWTARRRLARWITRVTATGAAYLLLSPNTSSRVHGALREFETGTTDD; from the coding sequence ATGAGGGATGTGGGGACCGGGCCGAGTCGACATCGCGTGCGGAGTGGCCTCGAAGGCGTCCGGCAGTCACGACCCACGACCGACCCCCGGCACGTCGGCGACCCCGAGATCGTAGCCCTCGTCAGTCTCCCCTTCACCTCCGTCGCCGACGCCCACCAGCGCCTCCTCGCGCTCGAGGAACTGTTCCGCGAGCGCGACGACCGACGGGCGGTCTTCCTCTCGATATACGCCCGGGTGACCGAACTCGTCGGTGCTGGCATCGAGCGTGACGAGTTCGAAGACGGCGACTGGGTCGCCCGCTACCTCGTCGCGTTCGCCAACCTCTACCGTCAGGCACTGTACGACTACGAGACCGGTGACCTCGCCGCGCTCTCCGACCCGTGGCAACTCGCCTTCGAGGCCGCCGACCGCGGGGACTGTCTCGTCGTGCAAGACGCCATGCTCGGCATCAACGCCCACATTAACTACGACCTCGCGTTCGCCCTGCACGAGGCCGGCGTCTCCCCCGACCCCCGCCGCAAATACGCCGACCACTGCACGGTCAACGAGATACTCCGGTGCCTGGTCGACGAGTCACAGGACACCCTCGCAGCGGACTACGACGCCCCCGGCATCTCGACCGTCGACAACTCCCTCGGGCGCGTCGACGAGTACCTCTCCATCCGCACCATCCGCGAGGGCCGCGACAGCGCCTGGCGGAACGCGGTCGCGCTCGAGTCCCGCTGGACCGCCCGCCGTCGCCTCGCCAGATGGATCACCCGCGTCACCGCGACCGGGGCGGCCTACCTCCTGTTGAGCCCGAACACCAGTTCGCGCGTCCACGGTGCCCTCCGTGAGTTCGAGACAGGGACGACCGACGACTGA
- a CDS encoding cold-shock protein: MATGKVDFFNDTGGYGFIDTEDSDEDVFFHMEDVGGPDLEEGQEVEFEIEDSPKGPRAKNLTRL; encoded by the coding sequence ATGGCGACAGGCAAGGTTGATTTCTTCAACGACACTGGCGGCTACGGCTTCATCGACACCGAGGATTCTGACGAGGACGTTTTCTTCCACATGGAAGACGTTGGCGGTCCGGATCTCGAGGAAGGACAGGAAGTAGAGTTCGAAATCGAGGACTCCCCCAAGGGTCCCCGCGCGAAGAACCTCACTCGGCTGTAA
- a CDS encoding DUF1440 domain-containing protein: MAIFHKEKHVGESPFESRFRWRSGAASGFLASGVTGLAITLLGMETLRVAIAGLYGFEGNIVVGWAAHLIHGALFGVVFAAVLADPGLYAVSDWLWKTVLAGAVYGIVLAVFGAGIIMPIWLGAVGAPVPETIPNVTTALVGWHLLYGVVLGTAFFFLEASST, from the coding sequence ATGGCAATCTTTCACAAGGAGAAGCACGTCGGGGAGTCGCCGTTCGAATCACGCTTCAGGTGGCGCAGCGGCGCCGCCTCTGGGTTCCTCGCGTCGGGGGTCACGGGGCTGGCGATCACGCTGCTGGGGATGGAGACGCTCCGGGTCGCCATCGCCGGGCTGTACGGCTTCGAGGGGAACATCGTGGTCGGGTGGGCGGCCCACCTGATCCACGGCGCGCTGTTCGGTGTCGTGTTCGCGGCGGTACTCGCGGACCCCGGGCTGTACGCGGTGAGCGACTGGCTCTGGAAGACGGTCCTCGCGGGCGCGGTCTACGGTATCGTGTTGGCGGTGTTCGGGGCGGGCATCATCATGCCCATCTGGCTCGGTGCCGTCGGCGCACCGGTCCCGGAGACCATCCCGAACGTGACGACGGCACTGGTCGGCTGGCACCTGCTGTACGGGGTGGTCCTCGGGACGGCGTTCTTCTTCCTCGAAGCCTCGTCGACGTGA
- a CDS encoding cold-shock protein: protein MAKGKVDFFNDTGGYGFIETEDADDDVFFHMEDVGGPDLEEGQEVEFDIVDTDKGPRAKNVKRL from the coding sequence ATGGCGAAAGGTAAGGTTGATTTCTTCAACGATACGGGCGGCTACGGCTTCATCGAAACCGAGGACGCGGACGACGACGTGTTCTTCCACATGGAGGACGTCGGCGGCCCGGACCTCGAAGAGGGCCAGGAGGTCGAGTTCGACATCGTCGACACCGACAAAGGACCGCGCGCGAAGAACGTGAAACGACTCTGA
- a CDS encoding cold-shock protein, translating to MAKGKVDFFNDTGGYGFITTEDADEDVFFHMEDVGGPDLEEGQEVEFDIEDAPKGPRATNVTRL from the coding sequence ATGGCGAAAGGTAAGGTTGATTTCTTCAACGACACCGGCGGCTACGGTTTCATTACGACTGAGGATGCGGACGAGGACGTGTTCTTCCACATGGAAGACGTCGGCGGCCCGGATCTCGAGGAAGGTCAGGAAGTAGAGTTCGACATCGAGGACGCCCCGAAGGGCCCCCGCGCGACCAACGTCACCCGTCTGTAA
- a CDS encoding glycosyltransferase family 2 protein, translating into MKLERYALSTVTAVLLLAATAVVVPGAVPATVPGETLLELTLWTTTLLFGATAAFWFVLTYVVGQGYESPAPAYDGDDVQVRILTIDAADVVQATVDSLPAELTDVRVIAEEPISVDGAEVHVVPDDFECEAVRKGRAIEWARRTLACEREFVCYLDEDSVVESWNGLPDADVVQLREQPRRTGSVLSYLADVYRMGVQLEQRAFARLQIPLFAWGGGIAVRSDLEDAVTWNRETIVEDTAFVWAAAREHDISFALSETTCRNEAPPSLTEILQQRRRWAAGNVQAASMLPARYRLLTRVRNYAWALSPIVTLVAVPLSVLGVSVVYGSLFVLASLTLAAFTVFWYLRGVAYYGGRALKWAAVLPLVPLVSLVHSMGTIAGILHPPDGFRVTTKVGPDG; encoded by the coding sequence ATGAAACTCGAACGCTACGCGCTGTCGACGGTCACCGCCGTCCTGTTGCTCGCGGCCACGGCGGTCGTCGTTCCCGGGGCGGTCCCCGCCACCGTCCCCGGTGAGACACTGCTCGAACTCACCCTGTGGACGACCACGCTCCTGTTCGGGGCGACCGCCGCCTTCTGGTTCGTCCTGACCTACGTCGTCGGCCAGGGCTACGAATCGCCCGCGCCCGCCTACGACGGCGACGACGTCCAGGTCCGCATCCTCACCATCGACGCGGCCGACGTCGTCCAGGCGACGGTCGATTCCCTGCCCGCCGAGCTGACCGACGTCCGCGTCATCGCCGAAGAGCCCATCTCGGTCGACGGTGCCGAGGTCCACGTCGTCCCCGACGACTTCGAGTGCGAGGCCGTCCGCAAGGGCCGCGCCATCGAGTGGGCGCGCCGGACCCTCGCCTGCGAGCGCGAGTTCGTCTGCTACCTCGACGAGGACAGCGTCGTCGAGTCCTGGAACGGGCTTCCGGACGCCGACGTGGTCCAGCTCCGCGAACAGCCCCGCCGGACCGGCTCCGTGCTCAGCTACCTCGCCGACGTCTACCGGATGGGCGTCCAGCTCGAACAGCGCGCGTTCGCGCGGCTCCAGATTCCCCTGTTCGCGTGGGGCGGCGGTATCGCGGTCCGGAGCGACCTCGAAGACGCCGTGACGTGGAACCGCGAGACCATCGTCGAAGACACCGCCTTCGTCTGGGCGGCCGCCCGTGAGCACGACATCTCCTTCGCCCTCTCGGAGACGACCTGCCGGAACGAGGCCCCGCCCTCGCTGACGGAGATCCTCCAGCAGCGCCGCCGCTGGGCCGCCGGCAACGTCCAGGCCGCGTCGATGCTCCCCGCCCGGTACCGCCTCCTGACCCGCGTGCGCAACTACGCCTGGGCGCTCTCGCCCATCGTGACGCTGGTCGCCGTCCCGCTCTCCGTGCTCGGCGTCTCGGTCGTCTACGGCAGCCTGTTCGTCCTCGCGTCGCTCACGCTCGCCGCGTTCACCGTGTTCTGGTACCTCCGCGGCGTCGCCTACTACGGCGGTCGCGCGCTCAAGTGGGCCGCCGTGCTGCCGCTCGTGCCACTCGTCTCGCTGGTGCACTCCATGGGGACCATCGCCGGTATCCTGCATCCCCCGGACGGGTTCCGCGTCACGACGAAGGTCGGCCCGGACGGCTGA
- a CDS encoding mechanosensitive ion channel family protein: protein MAVSQLAPIDRYGGLGIQLFEFTVTALGLYLLGRLVLEPGLRWVLARSRLNETFEQALGKVIHVLVIGGALTGGIAAAGFRTAFVGSAIVAAGVTLAVGFAARDVLSNFVAGVFIIQDPKLNVGDTITVDGVTGTIRDIGFRVTRVRTPDNETVLIPNTQLVTLTIRNQTVNDPVSISYEFGIDYDEDVEATIDLLRAVAAENDVILDTPAPTIRVTDLADTAVIITARVWLHKEDRRRLPEIRSAYLTAVHERCRAHGIDLSTTSQHALSGALTVDEPALGLPRTAESVAAEQGTNGGEDEGFWRREDDDSRLVEP, encoded by the coding sequence ATGGCGGTCTCGCAGCTCGCACCCATCGACCGGTACGGTGGACTCGGCATCCAGCTCTTCGAGTTCACCGTGACGGCATTGGGACTCTACCTCCTCGGCCGACTCGTCCTCGAACCCGGCCTCCGCTGGGTACTGGCGCGAAGCCGCCTCAACGAGACGTTCGAGCAGGCGCTCGGCAAGGTCATCCACGTGCTCGTCATCGGCGGCGCTCTCACCGGCGGCATCGCCGCCGCCGGCTTCCGGACCGCGTTCGTCGGCTCGGCCATCGTCGCCGCCGGGGTCACGCTCGCGGTCGGGTTCGCGGCACGGGACGTCCTCTCGAACTTCGTCGCGGGCGTGTTCATCATCCAGGACCCGAAGCTGAACGTCGGCGACACCATCACCGTCGACGGCGTGACCGGGACCATCCGCGACATCGGCTTCCGCGTCACCCGGGTCAGAACGCCGGACAACGAGACCGTCCTCATCCCGAACACGCAACTCGTCACGCTCACCATCCGGAACCAGACGGTCAACGACCCGGTGAGCATCAGCTACGAGTTCGGCATCGACTACGACGAGGACGTCGAGGCGACCATCGACCTCCTGCGGGCCGTCGCCGCCGAGAACGACGTCATCCTCGACACGCCAGCCCCGACCATCCGCGTCACCGACCTCGCGGACACCGCGGTCATCATCACGGCCAGGGTCTGGCTCCACAAGGAGGACCGCCGTCGGCTCCCGGAGATTCGGTCGGCGTACCTCACGGCCGTCCACGAACGGTGTCGGGCGCACGGAATCGACCTCAGCACGACCAGCCAGCACGCGCTCTCGGGGGCGCTCACGGTCGATGAACCGGCACTCGGACTGCCTCGGACTGCAGAATCCGTGGCCGCCGAGCAGGGGACGAACGGGGGCGAGGACGAGGGGTTCTGGCGGCGCGAAGACGACGACTCACGGCTGGTCGAACCCTGA
- a CDS encoding cold-shock protein: protein MTTGKVDFFNDTGGYGFIDAEGEDDDVFFHMADVGGEDLQEGQEIEFDIDDAPKGPRATNVVRL from the coding sequence ATGACGACAGGCAAGGTTGATTTCTTCAACGACACAGGCGGCTACGGTTTCATCGACGCAGAGGGCGAGGACGACGACGTATTCTTCCACATGGCGGACGTCGGCGGCGAGGACCTGCAGGAGGGCCAGGAGATCGAGTTCGACATCGACGACGCCCCGAAGGGCCCGCGCGCGACGAACGTCGTCCGCCTGTAG
- a CDS encoding cold-shock protein has product MAKGTVDFFKESGGYGFIDTEDEDDDVFFHMADIGGEDLEEGQEVEFDIVDGDKGPRAANLTRL; this is encoded by the coding sequence ATGGCGAAAGGCACTGTGGACTTCTTCAAGGAGTCCGGCGGTTACGGTTTCATCGATACTGAAGACGAAGACGACGACGTGTTCTTCCACATGGCGGACATCGGCGGCGAGGACCTCGAAGAGGGCCAGGAAGTCGAGTTCGACATCGTCGACGGCGACAAGGGCCCGCGCGCGGCCAACCTGACGCGTCTGTAG
- a CDS encoding TrmB family transcriptional regulator produces the protein MSIQQAVVKPTFEPLPETLTSPRAKLVYFFLETAGSATVDEIQNTLGMKKIALLSVLKSLSKDGHVERDGDEYVCA, from the coding sequence ATGAGCATTCAACAGGCTGTCGTCAAACCGACCTTCGAACCGCTGCCGGAAACCCTCACCTCGCCGCGCGCCAAGCTCGTCTACTTCTTCCTGGAGACGGCCGGCTCGGCGACTGTCGACGAGATTCAGAACACCCTGGGCATGAAGAAGATCGCGCTCCTGAGCGTCCTGAAGTCCCTCTCGAAGGACGGCCACGTCGAGCGCGACGGCGACGAATACGTCTGCGCCTGA
- a CDS encoding 50S ribosomal protein L16, whose protein sequence is MSDKPASMYREISKPAYTRREYITGIPGSKIAQHKMGDTASEPDDWPVQISLVLEEECQIRHGSMEASRLSANRHLIKELGEGNYYMILRKFPHHVLRENKQATGAGADRVSDGMRQAFGKVVGTAARIQRGERLFTCWCTVEQAPVVKDAFRRAYNKISPPCRVVVERGEEKLIA, encoded by the coding sequence ATGTCGGACAAACCCGCCTCGATGTACCGGGAGATTTCCAAGCCCGCGTACACGCGACGTGAGTACATCACAGGCATCCCCGGTTCGAAGATCGCACAGCACAAGATGGGCGACACGGCGTCCGAGCCCGACGACTGGCCGGTCCAGATCAGCCTCGTCCTCGAGGAGGAGTGCCAGATCCGCCACGGCTCGATGGAGGCCTCGCGCCTGTCCGCGAACCGTCACCTCATCAAGGAGCTCGGCGAGGGCAACTACTACATGATCCTGCGGAAGTTCCCGCACCACGTCCTGCGCGAGAACAAGCAGGCGACCGGCGCGGGTGCGGACCGTGTTTCCGACGGGATGCGCCAGGCGTTCGGTAAGGTCGTCGGCACCGCCGCCCGCATCCAGCGTGGCGAGCGTCTGTTCACCTGCTGGTGTACGGTCGAGCAGGCTCCCGTCGTCAAGGACGCCTTCCGCCGCGCCTACAACAAGATCTCGCCGCCGTGCCGTGTCGTCGTCGAACGCGGCGAAGAGAAGCTCATCGCGTAA
- a CDS encoding RimK family alpha-L-glutamate ligase — MVDLAVVTNAETFERMRAPLGERGVSVQHVQVDERTLPLSPADAPFAPGDFDVGFVYPSRLMEGDVADALLDVPWMNGRDAILTSRNKAGVLARLGQAGIPVPESVMVSNPVDESELADAFEHFDAPVVLKPNSTTRGVGVAKVGDLDSFLGVTDYLDLVHDYRATGDRSFLVQEYVPDARDYRVMVLDGEYVGAVERRLPEPDREAGRWKHNVHRGATATPVDLDAEYRRLAESVADALDITFLGVDLLVDEDGGRVLVNETNARPTIDDADKYEPGFYDRLADVIRTTAESG; from the coding sequence ATGGTCGACCTCGCTGTCGTCACCAATGCGGAGACGTTCGAGCGCATGCGTGCGCCACTCGGAGAGCGTGGCGTCTCGGTCCAGCACGTCCAGGTAGACGAGCGGACGCTCCCGCTCTCGCCCGCGGACGCCCCCTTCGCACCCGGTGACTTCGACGTCGGTTTCGTCTACCCCAGCCGGCTCATGGAGGGTGACGTGGCCGACGCGTTGCTGGACGTCCCGTGGATGAACGGCCGGGACGCGATTCTCACGTCCCGGAACAAGGCTGGCGTGCTCGCCCGGCTCGGGCAGGCCGGTATCCCCGTTCCCGAATCCGTGATGGTGTCGAACCCTGTCGACGAGTCCGAACTGGCCGACGCGTTCGAGCACTTCGACGCGCCGGTCGTGCTCAAGCCGAACTCGACGACGAGAGGCGTGGGCGTCGCGAAGGTCGGCGACCTCGACTCGTTCCTCGGCGTCACCGACTATCTCGACCTCGTCCACGACTACCGGGCGACGGGCGACCGGTCGTTCCTCGTGCAGGAGTACGTCCCCGACGCGCGGGACTACCGCGTGATGGTGCTCGACGGCGAGTACGTGGGCGCGGTCGAGCGTCGGCTGCCCGAGCCCGACCGCGAAGCCGGACGCTGGAAGCACAACGTCCACCGGGGGGCGACCGCGACGCCGGTCGACCTCGACGCCGAGTACCGTCGGCTCGCGGAGTCGGTCGCCGACGCGCTCGACATCACGTTCCTCGGCGTGGACCTGCTGGTCGACGAGGACGGTGGAAGGGTACTGGTCAACGAGACGAACGCCCGGCCGACCATCGACGACGCGGACAAGTACGAGCCGGGGTTCTACGACCGGCTCGCGGACGTGATACGAACGACCGCAGAATCGGGGTAG
- a CDS encoding Hsp20/alpha crystallin family protein gives MRRDDRDEPFDDFFKEIERMMNEMMGDRSMDMHFEGDAGFGSDTHVDIHETDDEIRVIADMPGVEKDNIKLECDGEALTIGAESEHRQYHERVELPTRVDEHTATATYNNGVLEVVFDRMDSSADIDLK, from the coding sequence ATGCGTCGTGACGACCGTGACGAACCGTTCGACGACTTCTTCAAGGAGATCGAACGGATGATGAACGAGATGATGGGTGACCGGTCGATGGACATGCACTTCGAGGGCGACGCTGGCTTCGGTTCCGACACGCATGTCGACATCCACGAAACAGACGACGAGATCCGCGTCATCGCGGACATGCCAGGTGTCGAGAAAGACAACATCAAACTTGAATGCGACGGCGAGGCGCTGACCATCGGCGCCGAGAGCGAGCACCGACAGTACCACGAGCGCGTCGAGCTGCCCACGCGCGTGGACGAACACACCGCAACCGCGACCTACAACAACGGGGTCCTCGAGGTCGTCTTCGACCGGATGGACAGCTCGGCCGACATCGACCTGAAGTAG
- a CDS encoding type II glyceraldehyde-3-phosphate dehydrogenase, with translation MIQVAINGYGTIGKRVADAVSAQPDMEVLGVAKTRPNFEAETAVEKGYPLYAAIEDRLDQFDEAGIEVAGTVDELVEAADIVVDACPSGIGADNKAMYEEYDTPALFQGGEDADVGEVSFNARANYDEAGDADYVRVVSCNTTGLSRLVAPLEEAYGIEKVRATLVRRGGDPGQTGRGPINDILPNPVTLPSHHGPDVNTIFPDLNIDTLGMKVPATLMHTHSINVELESRPDAAEVRELLESQSRTFVVPDHMDIDGAGKLKEYAMDRGRPRADIWENCIWGASITMEDNDLYLFQAIHQESDVVPENVDAIRAVLGTKSAEESVETTNDAMGMGL, from the coding sequence ATGATCCAGGTGGCCATCAACGGCTACGGTACCATCGGCAAACGCGTGGCTGACGCCGTCTCAGCCCAGCCCGACATGGAGGTCCTCGGCGTCGCGAAGACGCGCCCCAACTTCGAGGCCGAGACCGCCGTCGAGAAGGGATACCCGCTGTACGCCGCCATCGAGGACCGGCTCGACCAGTTCGACGAGGCCGGCATCGAGGTCGCCGGGACCGTCGACGAGCTGGTCGAGGCGGCCGACATCGTCGTCGACGCCTGTCCCTCTGGCATCGGTGCCGACAACAAGGCGATGTACGAGGAGTACGACACCCCGGCGCTGTTCCAGGGCGGCGAGGACGCCGACGTGGGCGAGGTGAGCTTCAACGCCCGCGCGAACTACGACGAGGCGGGCGACGCCGACTACGTCCGCGTCGTCTCCTGCAACACGACCGGCCTCTCCCGGCTGGTCGCCCCCCTCGAAGAGGCGTACGGTATCGAGAAGGTCCGCGCCACGCTGGTCCGCCGCGGCGGCGACCCCGGCCAGACCGGCCGCGGCCCCATCAACGACATCCTGCCGAACCCGGTCACGCTGCCGAGCCACCACGGCCCCGACGTGAACACCATCTTCCCCGACCTCAACATCGACACGCTCGGGATGAAGGTGCCCGCCACCCTGATGCACACCCACAGCATCAACGTCGAACTCGAATCACGCCCCGACGCCGCCGAGGTGCGCGAACTCCTCGAATCGCAGTCCCGCACCTTCGTCGTGCCCGACCACATGGACATCGACGGTGCGGGCAAGCTCAAGGAGTACGCCATGGACCGTGGCCGCCCGCGCGCCGACATCTGGGAGAACTGCATCTGGGGCGCGTCCATCACGATGGAGGACAACGACCTCTACCTGTTCCAGGCCATCCACCAGGAGTCCGACGTGGTCCCCGAGAACGTCGACGCCATCCGTGCGGTTCTGGGCACGAAATCCGCAGAGGAGAGCGTCGAGACGACGAACGACGCGATGGGGATGGGCCTCTGA
- a CDS encoding aminopeptidase yields MSDLQEPAETAIRQCLAVQPDESCVIVTDDKRQPIGEALYDAAAAVTDDVTIARYPPGDQHGEEPPAPVAAAMEGSDVFLAPTTKSISHTRARGNACEAGARGSTLPGITEEVFTTGLDADYENIAAECEAMLEQVADADEVRVTTELGTDITFEIGDRDWRSDTGMVHEPGDFSNLPAGEVFVSPENTNGTYVVDGTIDPHGLLDEGETVTIEVEDGYVTSTDSEEIDAMLETAAEEVGQDAYNLAELGIGTNVAVTELVGSVLLDEKAGGTVHIAFGDDAGIGGDVSAPIHQDGIIRDPTVYADGEKVDLPTVDR; encoded by the coding sequence ATGTCAGACCTCCAGGAGCCGGCCGAGACGGCCATCCGGCAGTGTCTCGCGGTGCAGCCAGACGAGTCCTGCGTCATCGTCACCGACGACAAGCGCCAGCCCATCGGCGAGGCGCTGTACGACGCGGCCGCCGCCGTGACCGACGACGTCACCATCGCGCGCTACCCGCCGGGCGACCAGCACGGTGAGGAGCCGCCCGCCCCCGTCGCGGCCGCGATGGAAGGCAGCGACGTGTTCCTCGCGCCGACGACCAAGAGCATCAGCCACACTCGCGCCCGGGGCAACGCCTGCGAGGCGGGCGCTCGCGGGTCGACCCTCCCCGGCATCACCGAGGAGGTGTTCACGACCGGTCTCGACGCCGACTACGAGAACATCGCGGCCGAGTGCGAGGCGATGCTGGAGCAGGTCGCCGACGCCGACGAGGTTCGCGTCACGACCGAACTCGGAACCGACATCACCTTCGAGATCGGCGACCGCGACTGGCGCTCCGACACCGGGATGGTCCACGAGCCCGGGGACTTCTCGAACCTCCCCGCCGGCGAGGTGTTCGTCTCTCCGGAGAACACCAACGGGACCTACGTCGTCGACGGCACTATCGACCCCCACGGCCTGCTCGACGAGGGCGAGACCGTGACCATCGAGGTCGAGGACGGCTACGTCACGTCGACGGACTCCGAGGAGATCGACGCGATGCTCGAGACCGCGGCCGAGGAGGTCGGGCAGGACGCCTACAACCTCGCGGAGCTCGGCATCGGGACGAACGTCGCCGTGACCGAGTTGGTGGGGTCCGTGCTTCTGGACGAGAAGGCCGGTGGGACGGTCCACATCGCGTTCGGCGACGACGCCGGTATCGGCGGCGACGTGAGCGCGCCCATCCACCAGGACGGCATCATCCGCGACCCGACCGTGTATGCGGACGGGGAGAAGGTCGACCTCCCGACGGTCGACCGGTGA
- a CDS encoding HVO_0476 family zinc finger protein has translation MTEVAERVAVSCPSCATGETVHEVLKERGDMYTVRCTECSHVHKERIEAEETVNVKVVVSQDGESFTARVDAPAEETVAVGEEFILDTEEAIMTVRITDLEVGKEQRTDEALAKDVDVFWTRAVGNVGVNVTIHPRDGRNNETRAEKVHVPGDYEFTVGEKEVFGENEFTVKGIAVRQDAEGYHQDHLSHAGDTVIAKDAKRVYAWDEETTAWSAW, from the coding sequence ATGACCGAGGTCGCAGAACGTGTCGCCGTTTCGTGCCCCTCCTGTGCGACGGGTGAGACCGTCCACGAGGTGCTGAAGGAGCGCGGCGACATGTACACGGTACGCTGTACGGAGTGCAGTCACGTCCACAAGGAACGAATCGAGGCGGAGGAGACGGTGAACGTCAAGGTCGTCGTCAGCCAGGACGGCGAGTCCTTCACGGCGCGGGTCGACGCCCCCGCCGAGGAGACCGTCGCGGTCGGCGAGGAGTTCATCCTCGACACCGAGGAGGCCATCATGACGGTGCGCATCACCGACCTCGAGGTCGGCAAGGAACAGCGCACCGACGAGGCGCTCGCGAAGGACGTCGACGTGTTCTGGACCCGCGCGGTCGGGAACGTCGGCGTGAACGTGACCATCCACCCGCGCGACGGCCGGAACAACGAGACTCGCGCCGAGAAGGTCCACGTGCCCGGCGACTACGAGTTCACCGTCGGCGAGAAGGAGGTGTTCGGTGAGAACGAGTTCACCGTGAAGGGTATCGCGGTCCGCCAGGACGCCGAGGGCTACCACCAGGACCACCTCAGCCACGCCGGTGACACCGTCATCGCGAAGGACGCGAAGCGCGTTTACGCCTGGGACGAGGAGACGACGGCCTGGTCCGCCTGGTAA
- a CDS encoding protein-L-isoaspartate(D-aspartate) O-methyltransferase, whose amino-acid sequence MATDFETARNSLVDALARRENVQRESTLDAMRAVPRHEFVPSGHQSEAYADRPLPIGDGATISAPHMVAIMVDELALEPGDRVLEIGTGCGYHAAVTAEVVGPANVFSVEYNDDLAQQAGTRLARLGYDDISIRVGDGRAGWPEHAPYDAAYLTCAAPEFPSAVVKQVRPGGRLLAPIGTASQRLVAATRRADGSLETEDRGGVRFVRMQG is encoded by the coding sequence ATGGCCACCGACTTCGAGACCGCCCGGAACTCGCTCGTCGACGCGCTCGCCCGCCGCGAGAACGTCCAGCGCGAGTCCACACTGGACGCGATGCGGGCCGTCCCCCGCCACGAGTTCGTCCCCAGCGGCCACCAGAGCGAGGCGTACGCCGACCGGCCGCTCCCCATCGGCGACGGGGCGACCATCAGCGCGCCGCACATGGTGGCCATCATGGTCGACGAGCTGGCCCTGGAGCCGGGCGACCGGGTCCTCGAGATAGGGACCGGGTGTGGCTACCACGCCGCGGTCACCGCCGAGGTGGTCGGGCCGGCGAACGTCTTCTCGGTGGAGTACAACGACGACCTGGCCCAGCAAGCTGGCACGCGGCTGGCCCGGCTGGGCTACGACGACATCTCGATTCGGGTTGGCGACGGGCGCGCGGGGTGGCCCGAGCACGCGCCCTACGACGCGGCGTACCTGACCTGTGCAGCGCCCGAGTTCCCCTCGGCGGTGGTGAAGCAGGTCCGTCCCGGCGGGCGGCTGCTCGCACCCATCGGGACGGCCAGCCAGCGCCTCGTCGCCGCGACCCGCCGGGCCGACGGGTCGCTGGAGACCGAAGACCGCGGCGGGGTGCGCTTCGTCAGGATGCAGGGGTGA